The region GGGCCGCGGCCCGGAGGGGCCGCGGCCCGTAAGAGCGGGAGTCTCGATCGGTTACAGGCAGGGGTCGACGTAATTGGCCGCGGCGGTCTGGCCGCGGAAGGCGACATTGACCACCTTGACCACGTCGGTGACGCTGGTGACGCCATTGGCGTCGACATCGGTGCGCTCATTGGGACAGCCGGCGTCCACGGTCGGCGCCGCGCCGCGAAAGGCGACGTTGACCGTGATCACGACATCCTGAACGTTGGAAATAATACCGTCACACTGCGGATCAAACTTGCAGGGGCAATTGCAGGGAGTGGACACATAGACGGTGGTGCGCATGTTGGCGAATTCGTGGGGCGTACAGAAAAACGGATAGACACCAGGGGAGTTAAAGGTCAGTTGTATGGCCGGGACGCTGGCATCCAGCGGAGAGTTGATCAGATTGCCGGCGTTCGGATCGCCCGAACCGGTGCCCGAAGTCAGCGTGTGGGCATCGTTCCCGCTCCAGTAGAACTCGACCGTCTGCCCGGTGAGCACCGGCACAGAATCAGGGTCAAAAGCCAGGATGTCGGTGGCGCGGACATGCGCGGCCACGGTGGGCGTGACCACGACCTTGCCGGTCATGCCGAACAGTTCATGCGGGATGCAGAAGTTCTGGTAGGTGCCGGGGGCGTTGAACTGGTGCTGGAAGATGGGCTGGCCTGTGCCAAACGCGCCGTTGTAGTCGTTGCCGGCGTCGGGATCGCCGGAGCCGGTCCCGGAGGTGGCGGTGTGGTCGCCATTGATCTGGTACCACTGCAAGGTGTCGCCGGCGGAAATCTGCACGGAATCGGGCACGAAGGTGGGGCTGGGGGTTTCGATACCGCCAACTTTGATGACCGCGGCGCGCACGGCCAGGGTGGTGGCGGCGAACAAGACGCAGAGCGCAATCACGGCTTTCTTCATCTGACCTCTCTCCTATCCGATGGAGCCGGGGTTGCCGCCCCGGCACATTCTCTTTCCGACCGTCTATGGGCACGGGCTGGCGCAGGCGTCGCAGAACGGCGACGCATCGCCGCGGAAGGCGTGGTTGACCATGCTGACCACATCGAGCACGCTGACGACGCAGTCGCAGTTGAGATCGGCGCGGCCGATGTGGGTGCACTGCGGGTCGACGGTGTCGGCGCCGCCGCGGAAGGCGATGTTCACCACCGAAACCACA is a window of bacterium DNA encoding:
- a CDS encoding plastocyanin/azurin family copper-binding protein, with the translated sequence MKKAVIALCVLFAATTLAVRAAVIKVGGIETPSPTFVPDSVQISAGDTLQWYQINGDHTATSGTGSGDPDAGNDYNGAFGTGQPIFQHQFNAPGTYQNFCIPHELFGMTGKVVVTPTVAAHVRATDILAFDPDSVPVLTGQTVEFYWSGNDAHTLTSGTGSGDPNAGNLINSPLDASVPAIQLTFNSPGVYPFFCTPHEFANMRTTVYVSTPCNCPCKFDPQCDGIISNVQDVVITVNVAFRGAAPTVDAGCPNERTDVDANGVTSVTDVVKVVNVAFRGQTAAANYVDPCL